The following coding sequences lie in one Sedimentibacter sp. MB35-C1 genomic window:
- the yajC gene encoding preprotein translocase subunit YajC, with protein sequence MEQYSGILMMVVLFALMYFMMIRPQKKKDKEIKAMRDSLATGDEVITIGGIHGKVVKVNDEIVVLEMPHAKQRIEFSKWAIGNVVKKGKEKAAAVEEVETETKSTDEDDNK encoded by the coding sequence ATGGAACAATATAGCGGAATTTTAATGATGGTCGTTTTATTTGCATTAATGTATTTTATGATGATCAGACCGCAGAAAAAAAAGGACAAAGAAATAAAGGCAATGAGAGACAGCCTGGCTACAGGAGATGAAGTCATTACAATCGGCGGAATTCATGGAAAAGTAGTTAAGGTTAATGATGAAATCGTGGTATTAGAAATGCCGCACGCTAAGCAAAGAATTGAATTCTCTAAATGGGCAATAGGAAATGTTGTTAAAAAGGGAAAAGAAAAAGCAGCTGCTGTCGAAGAAGTTGAAACTGAAACCAAATCGACAGATGAAGATGATAATAAGTAA
- a CDS encoding cation-translocating P-type ATPase, translated as MYYQKKADEVCTELSTLRSGLSQEEAKKRLEQNGPNALVEKSRKTLLQKFLAQLKDTMIYILFAAAAISFMLHEVTDAIIILLVVLINSVIGVIQESKAEAALEALKNLSSPSAMVKRGGKIMELPASELVVGDIVVLEAGRIIPADLRLLNSVNLKIEESALTGESVPVDKNAEFIADTEVGIGDRINMAYSSTSVAYGRGEGVVVYTGMDTEIGKIAAMLNESEEELTPLQKRLNDLGKVLGIVAIVIVLAMFGIAVLQGRDIVEMLITAISLAVAAIPEGLTAVVTIVLALGVQRMVKVNTIVRKLPAVETLGAVSTVCSDKTGTLTQNKMTVTKIYLDGQIKEVNDLSYDKNTVFMKGFVLCNDASTANNERIGDPTELALLDMGSLSNITREELEKSNPRINEQSFDSARKLMTTVHKDEDGKVISYTKGATDVLLGRCKKIYIDGKTVDITDTHIAGINNAASEMAKDALRVLALGIKQDDDSASEENLTFVGLVGMIDPPRPEAKDSVKTLKQAGITTIMITGDHKDTALAIAKELGIAEDESQCITGSQLNELTQEQLNHKVNNLRVFARVSPEHKVMIVKAFKSNGSIVSMTGDGVNDAPSLKAADIGVAMGITGTDVAKGAADMVLTDDNFATIEKAVAEGRGIYNNIKKTVLFLLSSNFGEVISMFGAIVAGLAAPLQSIHILWINLITDSLPGLALGVDSKDEDIMEASPRNPNESLFAHGGMAFTVYNGFMIAALTLGAFLWSPVIHLNNAGMEVTLENIKWMLGQVIQENGVDYSIIEHAQTYAFTTLGVSQLFHAIGMRNYDKSLFKQNLFDNKSMIGAFIIGLLLQVAVTEIPILVEAFETSKLSFKEWGNLILLSMVPLLSHEIVVAGKHIFKKQA; from the coding sequence ATGTATTATCAAAAAAAAGCTGACGAAGTCTGTACAGAGTTAAGCACTCTAAGAAGCGGACTGAGTCAGGAGGAAGCAAAAAAGAGACTTGAGCAGAACGGGCCTAATGCTCTAGTTGAGAAAAGCCGTAAAACCTTACTCCAAAAGTTTTTGGCACAATTGAAGGATACTATGATTTATATATTGTTTGCTGCCGCAGCCATATCATTCATGCTGCATGAAGTAACAGATGCAATAATTATACTGCTGGTAGTGCTTATAAATTCTGTGATCGGTGTAATACAGGAATCAAAAGCAGAAGCAGCACTTGAAGCTTTAAAAAACCTTTCAAGCCCGTCAGCAATGGTAAAACGAGGCGGAAAAATAATGGAACTACCTGCATCTGAATTAGTAGTTGGAGACATTGTTGTACTAGAAGCTGGCCGGATAATTCCAGCAGACCTAAGACTTCTTAACTCAGTTAATCTGAAAATAGAAGAATCGGCATTGACCGGTGAATCAGTACCTGTTGACAAGAATGCTGAATTCATTGCAGATACAGAAGTCGGCATAGGCGACAGAATTAATATGGCATACTCATCAACAAGCGTTGCTTACGGGCGGGGCGAAGGTGTTGTTGTATATACGGGCATGGATACAGAAATCGGTAAAATTGCCGCAATGCTGAATGAAAGCGAAGAAGAGCTTACGCCTCTTCAAAAAAGGCTTAACGATTTAGGCAAGGTTCTGGGGATAGTTGCAATTGTAATAGTTCTTGCAATGTTCGGTATTGCGGTACTGCAGGGCAGAGACATTGTTGAAATGCTTATTACTGCAATTTCTCTTGCGGTAGCTGCTATTCCTGAGGGTCTTACAGCAGTTGTAACCATCGTTCTTGCTCTTGGGGTTCAAAGAATGGTAAAAGTCAACACAATAGTGCGAAAGCTGCCGGCAGTTGAAACATTAGGCGCAGTAAGCACTGTATGCTCAGATAAAACAGGTACCCTCACTCAGAATAAAATGACTGTAACAAAAATATATTTAGATGGGCAAATAAAAGAAGTTAATGACCTTTCCTACGATAAAAATACTGTATTTATGAAAGGTTTTGTACTGTGCAATGATGCCTCAACCGCAAACAATGAAAGAATAGGAGACCCAACTGAACTGGCTCTTCTTGATATGGGTTCTCTTTCCAACATTACGAGAGAAGAGCTGGAAAAGAGCAACCCACGAATAAACGAGCAGTCATTTGATTCTGCGCGTAAACTTATGACTACCGTCCACAAGGATGAGGACGGCAAGGTTATAAGCTACACAAAGGGAGCAACAGATGTGCTTCTTGGGCGATGTAAAAAAATATACATTGACGGAAAGACTGTAGATATTACAGATACGCATATTGCAGGCATAAACAATGCTGCTTCTGAAATGGCAAAAGATGCCTTAAGAGTTTTAGCACTGGGTATCAAACAGGATGATGATTCTGCAAGTGAAGAAAATCTTACATTTGTTGGTTTGGTTGGCATGATAGACCCTCCACGTCCGGAAGCCAAAGATTCTGTCAAAACATTAAAACAAGCGGGTATAACAACCATAATGATTACCGGAGATCATAAAGATACAGCCCTTGCAATAGCCAAGGAACTGGGTATTGCAGAGGATGAGAGCCAATGTATAACCGGAAGCCAGTTGAACGAGCTGACTCAGGAACAGTTAAACCATAAGGTTAACAACTTAAGAGTGTTCGCCCGCGTGTCGCCGGAACATAAGGTAATGATAGTTAAAGCATTCAAATCAAACGGAAGCATAGTTTCAATGACAGGTGACGGTGTAAATGATGCTCCTTCATTAAAAGCAGCCGACATTGGCGTTGCAATGGGAATAACCGGAACTGATGTAGCAAAAGGTGCCGCTGACATGGTTCTGACAGATGATAACTTTGCGACGATTGAGAAAGCAGTTGCTGAAGGAAGAGGTATTTACAATAATATCAAGAAGACTGTATTGTTCCTTCTTTCCTCAAATTTTGGAGAAGTTATATCCATGTTTGGAGCAATAGTCGCAGGACTTGCAGCTCCTCTGCAATCAATTCACATACTGTGGATTAACCTTATAACCGACTCTCTGCCGGGCCTTGCTCTTGGAGTTGACTCAAAAGATGAAGATATAATGGAAGCGAGTCCAAGAAATCCAAATGAAAGTCTGTTTGCCCACGGAGGCATGGCATTTACCGTATACAACGGCTTCATGATTGCAGCCCTTACATTGGGAGCATTTCTTTGGTCTCCTGTCATTCATCTGAATAATGCCGGCATGGAAGTAACACTGGAAAATATAAAATGGATGCTTGGACAGGTTATACAAGAAAACGGGGTCGATTACAGCATAATCGAGCATGCTCAGACATATGCATTCACAACACTGGGCGTTTCACAGCTGTTTCATGCAATAGGAATGAGAAACTACGATAAATCTCTTTTTAAACAGAATTTATTTGACAATAAATCAATGATAGGTGCTTTTATCATAGGTCTGCTTCTTCAAGTTGCAGTTACTGAAATTCCTATACTTGTCGAAGCTTTTGAAACTAGCAAACTGTCATTTAAAGAATGGGGAAACCTGATACTTTTATCAATGGTTCCTCTGCTGTCCCATGAAATTGTTGTAGCAGGAAAGCACATATTTAAAAAACAAGCATAA
- the tgt gene encoding tRNA guanosine(34) transglycosylase Tgt: protein MFNFELIKESKECKARLGIIHTNHGDIETPIFMPVGTKATVKAMTPEEMKSLEAQIILSNTYHLYLRPGHELIREAGGLHKFMNWDGPILTDSGGFQVFSLGDLRKIREEGVEFRSHIDGSKHFISPEKSMEIQNYLGSDIMMAFDECAPYPATYEYVEKSMQRTTRWAKRCKDFHKNIDNQALFGIVQGGMYKDLRIESVKQLTELDFPGYAVGGLSVGEPRELMCEVMDYTVELLPKKKPRYLMGVGSPDYLFEAVERGIDMADCVLPTRMARHGAFMTSKGQLTIKNAKHKHDFGPIDEECGCYTCRNYSRAYIRHLFSENEILGARLASIHNLFFLINLMKRIRISIMEDNFMKFKKQFYENYGY from the coding sequence ATGTTTAATTTTGAATTAATAAAAGAATCTAAAGAATGTAAGGCAAGGTTGGGAATTATCCATACAAATCACGGAGATATAGAAACACCTATTTTCATGCCGGTGGGAACTAAGGCGACTGTAAAGGCAATGACTCCTGAAGAAATGAAATCGTTGGAAGCTCAAATAATATTGAGCAATACATACCATTTGTACTTAAGACCCGGACATGAGCTTATTAGAGAAGCTGGAGGATTGCACAAGTTTATGAACTGGGATGGTCCAATTCTAACGGACAGCGGAGGGTTTCAGGTGTTCAGCCTCGGAGATTTAAGAAAAATCAGGGAAGAGGGAGTTGAATTCAGATCCCACATAGACGGTTCTAAGCACTTCATAAGCCCTGAAAAGTCTATGGAAATACAAAACTACCTGGGATCGGATATAATGATGGCATTTGATGAATGTGCTCCTTATCCGGCAACATATGAATATGTTGAAAAATCTATGCAGAGAACTACAAGATGGGCAAAACGTTGCAAGGACTTTCATAAAAATATCGACAATCAGGCATTGTTTGGTATTGTGCAGGGAGGAATGTACAAAGATTTGAGAATAGAAAGTGTAAAGCAACTCACAGAGCTTGATTTCCCTGGATATGCTGTTGGAGGGCTAAGCGTAGGTGAGCCGAGAGAATTGATGTGCGAGGTAATGGATTATACCGTTGAGCTTCTGCCAAAGAAAAAACCAAGATACCTGATGGGTGTTGGAAGTCCTGATTATCTGTTTGAAGCGGTTGAAAGAGGAATAGATATGGCGGACTGTGTGCTTCCCACAAGAATGGCAAGGCACGGTGCATTCATGACGAGCAAAGGACAGCTTACCATTAAAAATGCCAAGCACAAGCATGATTTTGGGCCAATTGACGAAGAGTGCGGATGCTACACATGCCGAAACTATTCAAGGGCTTATATAAGGCATTTATTCAGTGAAAACGAGATACTTGGTGCAAGGCTTGCATCAATTCATAATTTATTTTTCTTGATTAATTTAATGAAACGTATTAGAATAAGTATAATGGAAGACAATTTCATGAAATTTAAAAAACAATTTTATGAGAACTATGGATACTAA
- a CDS encoding SpoIID/LytB domain-containing protein: MKKNILKITAMSLLILILSISACFGASDEEYVRIRIRYPRVYNEQSSIQSYEDITVYELDGKPEELFQLNEDSLCLLLDSYFDSEYSYTQEKNKASVGPNHVVLDQLYSSFEKADRVANELEEEFREDFFPQLSNDGYRIYGGMYADMYGAKELMEEMVDEGYEVEVVSTNMQNVAAYDDNDNVAFMYSNDMDIYFSSYNDGEGCEMIKIDKKPYRGFIGFKIIDNSKLISINFVDLESYLYGVVPNEISASWGKESLKAQAVAARTYAVSCLSPYASYGYDMDDNQNSQVYMGYSSEKESTNEAVDETKGEMIYYEDKLIQAFYHSTSGGKTENTENVWSSKLPYGVAVDDEYSDRSDSPYNEWQKSYKRSEIIKMLNDDGNNVDELYSIEIAEVSENNRVLKCIFLTDIGEIVYYKEDARLVLGLMSQWFTVENGTVYYFTNEFTFDKSSSTAEDDGLKQEIPSRGGILDHIIDEIPEEDAGSETADTVNRLDTGSVTGRHVISSSGTKKLTQEKISVISSSGVSVLDTDSSDYNFQGRGWGHGIGMSQYGAKQMAEEGFKYDEILEHYYTGVTIR, encoded by the coding sequence ATGAAAAAAAACATATTGAAGATTACAGCTATGTCTTTATTGATTTTAATTTTATCAATTTCTGCCTGCTTCGGAGCTTCTGATGAAGAATATGTTAGAATCAGAATACGGTATCCAAGAGTATACAACGAGCAGTCATCAATCCAGAGCTATGAAGATATAACCGTTTATGAACTGGATGGAAAGCCGGAGGAGCTGTTTCAGTTAAATGAAGACAGCTTATGTCTCCTCTTAGATTCGTATTTCGACAGTGAATACAGCTACACACAGGAAAAAAACAAGGCGTCTGTTGGACCAAACCATGTTGTTCTTGACCAGCTATATTCTTCTTTTGAAAAAGCTGATAGAGTTGCAAATGAACTGGAGGAAGAATTCAGAGAAGACTTTTTCCCACAGCTTAGTAATGATGGCTACAGAATTTACGGTGGTATGTATGCTGACATGTACGGAGCAAAAGAGTTAATGGAAGAAATGGTTGACGAGGGGTATGAAGTAGAAGTTGTAAGCACTAATATGCAAAATGTAGCAGCCTATGATGATAATGACAATGTTGCATTTATGTACAGTAACGACATGGACATATATTTTTCATCATACAATGACGGCGAAGGCTGTGAAATGATTAAAATTGATAAGAAACCTTACAGGGGTTTTATAGGGTTTAAAATAATAGATAATTCTAAGCTTATTTCTATTAATTTTGTAGATCTTGAAAGCTATCTGTATGGTGTAGTTCCAAATGAAATATCCGCTTCATGGGGAAAAGAGTCTCTTAAAGCACAGGCGGTTGCAGCCAGGACATATGCAGTTTCTTGCCTAAGTCCTTATGCTTCATACGGCTATGATATGGATGACAACCAAAACAGCCAGGTATACATGGGTTATTCTTCGGAAAAGGAATCAACTAATGAAGCTGTAGATGAAACAAAGGGTGAAATGATTTATTATGAAGACAAGCTTATTCAAGCATTTTATCATTCTACCAGCGGAGGAAAAACCGAGAATACGGAAAATGTATGGTCGTCAAAACTTCCGTATGGCGTTGCTGTAGATGATGAGTATTCGGACAGGTCTGATTCACCGTACAATGAATGGCAGAAATCATATAAAAGAAGCGAAATAATTAAAATGCTCAATGATGATGGAAACAACGTTGATGAGCTTTACAGTATAGAAATAGCGGAGGTTTCTGAAAATAACAGGGTTTTGAAATGCATATTTTTAACTGATATTGGAGAAATTGTATATTATAAGGAAGATGCAAGGCTTGTTCTTGGTCTTATGAGCCAATGGTTTACAGTTGAAAACGGAACAGTGTATTATTTTACAAATGAATTTACATTTGATAAAAGTTCAAGCACAGCTGAAGATGACGGTTTAAAGCAGGAAATCCCTTCAAGAGGAGGAATTCTGGATCACATAATAGATGAAATACCAGAAGAAGATGCAGGCAGCGAAACGGCGGATACGGTGAATCGATTGGATACAGGAAGTGTTACAGGCCGACATGTAATATCATCCTCAGGTACAAAAAAATTAACACAAGAAAAAATTTCAGTTATTAGCTCTTCAGGAGTATCTGTTTTGGATACAGATTCATCAGATTACAATTTCCAGGGAAGAGGCTGGGGGCACGGTATCGGCATGAGCCAGTACGGAGCCAAGCAAATGGCTGAAGAAGGATTTAAGTACGACGAAATATTAGAACATTACTATACTGGAGTAACAATTAGATGA
- the scfA gene encoding six-cysteine ranthipeptide SCIFF — translation MVHIKTLNKTKLTDNMNVKGCGECQTSCQSACKTSCTVGNQKCENK, via the coding sequence ATGGTACATATTAAAACGCTAAACAAAACAAAACTTACAGATAACATGAATGTAAAAGGATGCGGCGAATGCCAGACTTCATGTCAATCTGCATGCAAAACTTCTTGTACAGTAGGAAACCAAAAGTGCGAGAATAAATAA
- the queA gene encoding tRNA preQ1(34) S-adenosylmethionine ribosyltransferase-isomerase QueA, whose translation MINDFKTSDFYYDLPQELIAQTPIKDRDHSRLLVLDKSTGEVEHRHFYEIVNYLKKGDCLVINDTKVLPARLFGTRKDTGAVIELLLLKRIDDNKWETLVKPGKKARNGVEIVFKENLLSGKIIEVEDDGNRIIEFKYNGIFEEILDQLGEMPLPPYIHEKLEDKNRYQTIYAKNPGSAAAPTAGLHFNDELLKKIEEMGTDIARLTLHVGLGTFRPVKSEFISEHKMHSEYYELSEIEAEKINRAKMNGNRIISVGTTSTRTLETIGDDRGFVRAQKGWTDIFIYPGYKYKVVDTLITNFHLPESTLIMLVSALAGKENIMNAYNIAVKNKYRFFSFGDAMLIK comes from the coding sequence ATGATAAATGATTTTAAGACAAGTGATTTTTATTATGATCTTCCCCAGGAGCTTATAGCTCAGACTCCTATAAAGGATAGGGATCATTCAAGACTTCTGGTGCTTGATAAAAGTACCGGAGAGGTTGAGCATAGACATTTCTATGAAATTGTGAACTATTTAAAAAAAGGCGACTGCCTTGTAATTAACGATACTAAGGTGCTACCGGCGAGGCTTTTTGGAACAAGAAAGGATACGGGAGCCGTAATTGAGCTTCTTTTGTTGAAAAGGATTGATGACAACAAATGGGAAACTTTAGTTAAACCAGGCAAGAAAGCAAGGAACGGAGTTGAAATAGTATTCAAAGAAAATCTGCTTTCCGGCAAAATAATAGAGGTTGAGGATGATGGTAATCGAATAATTGAATTTAAATATAATGGAATTTTTGAGGAAATACTGGATCAGTTGGGAGAAATGCCGCTTCCTCCGTACATACACGAGAAGCTGGAGGATAAGAACAGGTATCAGACGATTTATGCTAAAAATCCCGGTTCTGCTGCCGCACCTACTGCCGGATTACATTTCAATGACGAATTGTTGAAAAAGATAGAAGAAATGGGAACAGACATAGCCAGGCTGACGTTGCATGTAGGGCTTGGAACCTTTAGACCGGTTAAGTCTGAATTTATTTCCGAGCATAAAATGCACTCTGAATATTATGAGCTGTCGGAAATCGAGGCGGAAAAAATAAACAGGGCAAAAATGAATGGAAATAGAATAATCTCTGTTGGAACAACAAGCACGAGAACATTGGAAACAATAGGAGATGATCGTGGATTTGTTAGAGCTCAAAAAGGATGGACAGATATATTTATATATCCGGGATATAAATACAAGGTTGTGGACACACTTATTACAAATTTCCATCTGCCAGAGTCCACGCTTATAATGCTTGTAAGTGCGCTGGCAGGCAAAGAAAACATAATGAATGCTTATAATATTGCAGTAAAAAACAAATACAGGTTTTTCAGCTTCGGCGATGCTATGCTGATTAAATAA
- a CDS encoding TIGR04086 family membrane protein — protein sequence MMKIMKLLKYSLYLLIMSLSVFFILTLYMYFFSKQPSLELAYSFVIPICMFVVTLMYSKSVHERGLLRGIEMWIVYFAVVLLMKVIFRHPGEINILMHLLYLPVSILAGIVGVNMKLRTQR from the coding sequence ATGATGAAAATAATGAAATTGCTTAAATATTCGCTATATTTATTAATAATGTCCTTGTCTGTATTTTTTATTCTTACATTGTACATGTACTTTTTTTCTAAACAGCCCTCATTGGAACTTGCATACAGTTTTGTGATTCCCATATGTATGTTTGTAGTGACGCTTATGTACTCCAAAAGTGTGCACGAGAGAGGTTTGCTAAGGGGAATTGAAATGTGGATAGTTTATTTTGCAGTTGTGTTGCTGATGAAAGTTATATTCAGGCATCCGGGAGAAATAAATATATTGATGCACTTGCTTTACCTGCCTGTTTCAATTCTCGCAGGAATAGTAGGAGTAAATATGAAACTTCGCACTCAAAGGTAG